A section of the Vibrio vulnificus CMCP6 genome encodes:
- a CDS encoding DUF1501 domain-containing protein gives MVTRRQFISALAATPLVSMIGSKPSFALPTNDYKALVCVFLFGGNDGFNMLVPTSDAHYDEYARARPDIALAKESLLPLTLATGSTLSLGLHPAMSELQALVNRGKAIPIVNSGVLVEPTTKAELVNGTRALPPFLFSHNSQQAEWQRGWAGSSSTLGWAGRMMDVLSNGQLEVSPTFSINGYVQWLNGEKQRANLINPDGMPTLWANNNTLRKQSFDQVLALQPDSLFAQAFDQVKSDSITIRDQLSAALESSPEEPHFPDNRLSQQLHTVARLIKSSEQLGHQRQVYFVGMGGYDTHANQLVAHQTLLAELSQSLDAFNTSLDNAGIAHQVTTMTMSDFGRRLASNGSGTDHGWASNHWVMGGALQSGRIYGQWPSLILDGENDFNRGRMIPTTSVEQIGATVAKWMGIQTEQQLLDVFPNLKHFAQKDLGFLAG, from the coding sequence ATGGTGACTCGTCGACAATTTATCTCTGCTCTCGCCGCCACACCTTTGGTATCGATGATAGGCAGCAAACCCAGCTTCGCTCTACCCACCAATGATTACAAAGCGCTTGTGTGCGTGTTTTTATTTGGTGGCAATGATGGCTTTAATATGTTGGTTCCGACCAGTGATGCCCATTACGATGAATATGCCCGCGCTCGGCCTGACATTGCGTTAGCTAAAGAATCGCTGTTGCCGCTGACATTGGCCACAGGTTCAACGCTCTCTTTGGGGCTTCACCCTGCCATGAGTGAACTGCAAGCATTAGTTAACCGCGGTAAAGCGATTCCCATTGTCAACAGTGGGGTACTCGTAGAACCCACAACCAAAGCAGAGCTCGTCAATGGAACTCGCGCTCTACCGCCTTTTCTTTTTTCACACAACTCACAACAAGCTGAATGGCAAAGGGGTTGGGCGGGCAGTTCCTCCACGTTAGGTTGGGCAGGCAGAATGATGGATGTGCTTTCCAATGGGCAGTTAGAAGTGAGCCCAACGTTCAGCATCAACGGCTATGTGCAGTGGCTGAATGGTGAGAAACAGCGCGCGAATCTGATCAACCCAGATGGCATGCCCACTTTATGGGCAAACAATAATACGTTGAGGAAACAAAGCTTTGACCAAGTTTTGGCGCTGCAGCCCGATAGCCTATTTGCACAAGCTTTTGATCAGGTGAAGAGCGATTCTATTACCATTCGAGATCAGCTTTCAGCCGCGCTAGAGTCCTCTCCTGAGGAGCCACACTTCCCAGATAACCGATTGAGCCAACAGCTTCATACCGTGGCAAGATTGATCAAATCCAGTGAACAACTAGGGCATCAAAGACAAGTGTATTTCGTTGGCATGGGTGGATACGACACCCATGCTAACCAATTGGTCGCCCATCAAACCTTGTTGGCTGAGCTAAGCCAATCCCTCGACGCCTTTAACACTTCGCTTGACAACGCCGGGATCGCCCATCAAGTCACTACCATGACAATGTCAGATTTCGGCCGAAGGCTTGCCAGCAATGGCTCGGGAACGGATCACGGTTGGGCAAGCAATCACTGGGTCATGGGTGGCGCTCTGCAATCTGGTCGGATTTATGGCCAATGGCCTTCCCTCATCCTTGATGGGGAAAACGATTTTAATCGCGGCCGAATGATTCCAACCACCTCCGTCGAACAAATCGGTGCCACGGTGGCAAAGTGGATGGGTATTCAAACTGAGCAGCAATTGCTCGATGTATTCCCCAATCTCAAGCATTTTGCGCAAAAAGATTTAGGATTCCTTGCTGGATGA
- a CDS encoding DUF1800 domain-containing protein translates to MNFWQIRILPVTLLGALLSGCGSDSSNSSPAEPSRLEPNQRYDLLYRATFGPTPNSYQQMASVGYQSWLDQQFSMPPSFHLPLLQSYVIEGDTPTQSDRVAVWWHQANHAPDQLRQRVAFALSEIFVVSRYGASLNGRAQELTHYYDMLLEHAFGNYRDLLEAVTRHPVMGDYLSMMANQHADPQKNRFPDENYAREVMQLFSIGLYQLNQDGTPLLNNGALLPTYSQDDIENLARVFTGWHLADKSNGSWTSKQGDWFQAMAPYADKHDSDEKFVMGERFPAGQSIEQDMAQAMAMLTNHPNTGPFIARLLIQRLVTSNPSPQYVERVALAFNDNGNGIRGDLKAVIQAILLDPEALNGPTERLKEPLISMANLYRALEAKSADPTGRYHNSNGTFFAFGQAPLSSPSVFNFFSPDYAPNVQMKEKGLVAPEFQILSWNNFINISNQMWSATGNSQYDSEENPKKIVVNLAPLETLANDHPALIAELSRRFLSEQISPELALIIEQNLNQLKEHQQNTKVRNALHIILNSQEFHTEVSNAW, encoded by the coding sequence ATGAATTTTTGGCAAATACGCATTCTACCCGTCACTCTTTTGGGTGCTCTGTTATCGGGATGCGGCAGTGACAGCAGCAACTCATCCCCGGCAGAACCCAGCCGTCTAGAACCGAACCAACGCTACGATTTGCTTTATCGAGCGACCTTTGGCCCAACCCCAAATAGTTATCAACAAATGGCGTCAGTTGGCTACCAATCTTGGTTGGATCAGCAATTTTCAATGCCCCCCTCATTCCATCTTCCGCTCTTACAAAGTTATGTGATTGAGGGCGATACGCCCACTCAATCAGATCGCGTTGCAGTCTGGTGGCATCAGGCTAATCATGCTCCTGATCAACTGCGCCAGCGAGTCGCCTTTGCCTTGAGTGAGATCTTTGTTGTGTCACGTTATGGCGCCAGCCTCAATGGCCGTGCGCAAGAGCTCACACACTATTACGATATGCTGTTGGAACACGCTTTTGGCAATTATCGTGATCTGCTGGAAGCGGTAACTCGCCATCCCGTAATGGGCGACTACCTTTCGATGATGGCAAACCAGCACGCCGATCCGCAAAAGAACCGCTTCCCAGATGAGAACTACGCGCGCGAAGTGATGCAGCTATTTAGCATAGGTCTGTACCAACTCAACCAAGATGGCACCCCTTTACTCAATAACGGGGCCCTGCTCCCGACTTATTCACAAGATGACATCGAAAACTTAGCGCGAGTCTTTACCGGTTGGCACTTGGCGGACAAAAGTAATGGCAGTTGGACCAGTAAGCAGGGAGATTGGTTTCAAGCCATGGCACCTTATGCGGACAAACACGATAGCGATGAGAAGTTCGTCATGGGTGAGCGCTTCCCTGCTGGGCAAAGCATTGAACAAGATATGGCTCAAGCGATGGCGATGTTGACCAACCACCCCAATACCGGTCCATTCATCGCTCGCCTACTTATCCAAAGGCTAGTCACGTCCAACCCGTCCCCTCAGTATGTTGAACGTGTGGCTTTGGCCTTTAATGACAATGGCAACGGCATACGAGGCGATCTCAAAGCCGTCATCCAAGCTATTTTGCTCGACCCAGAAGCACTCAATGGCCCAACAGAGCGCTTGAAAGAGCCGCTGATTTCAATGGCCAATCTTTACCGTGCGCTCGAAGCCAAAAGTGCCGACCCAACCGGACGTTACCACAACAGCAATGGTACGTTTTTCGCCTTTGGCCAAGCGCCTCTCTCTTCTCCGAGTGTGTTCAATTTCTTCTCGCCGGACTACGCGCCAAATGTGCAAATGAAGGAAAAAGGCCTAGTAGCGCCAGAATTTCAGATTCTAAGCTGGAACAACTTCATTAATATCAGTAACCAGATGTGGTCTGCTACTGGAAACAGTCAATACGATTCAGAAGAGAACCCAAAGAAAATTGTCGTTAATCTCGCCCCGTTAGAAACGCTCGCGAATGATCATCCCGCGCTGATTGCCGAGCTGAGCCGACGCTTTCTGTCCGAGCAAATCAGCCCAGAACTTGCGCTCATCATTGAGCAGAACTTAAATCAGCTCAAAGAGCACCAACAAAACACCAAAGTGCGTAATGCGCTGCATATCATTTTGAACAGTCAAGAATTTCACACCGAGGTAAGCAACGCATGGTGA
- a CDS encoding DEAD/DEAH box helicase — MYTLRPYQADSVKAVVHYFRRHSTPAVIVLPTGAGKSLVIAELARLAKGRVLVLAHVKELVEQNHAKYEGYGLQGSIFSAGLGRKETQHQVVFASVQSVVRNLEQFRNQFSLLVIDECHRVPEEKSSSYQKVISHLTDLNPGIKILGLTATPYRLGIGWIYQYHTRGQVRSEDARFFRDCIFELPIRYLLDEGFLTPARMMDAPVLAYDFSQLKPANTGRYKEAELYMVIDKAKRATPQIVDQILHLAQTKQGVMIFAATVRHAQEIHGLLPVDDSAIVIGDTPTPERDEIIRRFKAREIKFLVNVSVLTTGFDAPHVDLIAILRPTESISLYQQIVGRGLRLSPGKEECLVLDYAGNSYDLYQPEVGDPKPDSNSEIITIPCPACGFNNNFWGKLDSNGFLLEHFGRRCQGYFTDEESGEREHCGYRFRAKYCGECGADNDIAARICHECDATLVDPDKKLKEALNLKDALVFECLEMVLSVHKNPEGKSQLKVSYLGDNQAQVHEFWPLTTAKQKLLFKNQFVRPHLADKHRPFEEASPTKVVAHQHRFRPPQFVIARKSGRFWKMRDKIFEDELQER; from the coding sequence ATGTACACCCTCAGACCTTATCAAGCCGACTCAGTCAAAGCCGTTGTGCACTATTTTCGCCGCCATTCCACGCCGGCAGTCATTGTGCTGCCAACTGGGGCGGGCAAAAGTTTAGTGATTGCCGAATTAGCACGATTGGCGAAAGGACGCGTATTGGTGCTGGCGCATGTAAAAGAGCTGGTTGAACAAAATCACGCGAAATATGAGGGATATGGCTTACAAGGTTCGATTTTTTCGGCAGGATTGGGACGAAAAGAAACCCAACATCAGGTGGTTTTCGCCTCTGTTCAATCGGTCGTTCGAAATTTAGAGCAGTTTCGTAATCAATTCTCTCTGCTGGTAATCGATGAATGCCACCGAGTACCGGAAGAAAAAAGCAGCAGCTATCAAAAAGTCATTAGCCATTTAACGGATCTCAATCCGGGGATAAAAATCCTCGGCCTAACGGCCACGCCTTATCGCTTAGGCATCGGCTGGATTTACCAATATCACACTCGCGGCCAAGTTCGCAGCGAAGACGCGCGATTTTTCCGCGATTGTATTTTTGAATTACCCATTCGCTATTTGCTCGATGAAGGCTTTCTTACCCCAGCCAGAATGATGGACGCCCCCGTCTTGGCGTATGATTTTTCACAGCTGAAACCCGCTAACACAGGCCGCTATAAAGAAGCAGAGCTGTATATGGTGATCGATAAAGCCAAGCGTGCGACACCGCAGATCGTTGATCAAATCCTTCATCTCGCCCAAACCAAGCAGGGTGTGATGATTTTTGCAGCCACGGTGCGTCATGCCCAAGAGATCCACGGCTTATTGCCCGTAGATGACAGCGCTATCGTCATTGGTGACACGCCGACACCAGAACGAGATGAGATCATCCGTCGCTTCAAAGCGCGTGAAATCAAGTTTTTGGTCAACGTCTCGGTGCTCACAACCGGCTTTGATGCGCCCCATGTTGATCTGATTGCGATTCTGCGCCCAACCGAGTCCATCAGCCTTTATCAACAAATTGTTGGGCGTGGTTTGAGGCTCTCCCCCGGCAAAGAAGAGTGTTTAGTGCTCGATTACGCGGGCAACAGCTATGACCTTTATCAACCAGAAGTCGGCGATCCCAAACCAGACTCAAACAGTGAGATCATCACCATTCCCTGCCCCGCTTGCGGCTTTAATAACAACTTTTGGGGCAAGCTCGACAGCAATGGCTTTTTGTTAGAGCACTTTGGCCGACGCTGCCAAGGGTATTTCACTGACGAAGAGAGTGGAGAGCGAGAGCATTGTGGTTATCGCTTTCGCGCCAAATATTGCGGTGAATGTGGCGCTGATAATGACATTGCAGCGCGCATCTGCCACGAATGCGATGCCACTTTAGTAGACCCAGATAAAAAGCTCAAAGAGGCGTTAAATCTCAAAGATGCGTTAGTGTTTGAATGCCTTGAGATGGTGTTGAGTGTGCATAAAAATCCTGAAGGCAAATCGCAGCTAAAAGTCAGCTATCTCGGCGATAATCAAGCCCAAGTGCATGAATTTTGGCCTTTAACCACCGCCAAACAGAAATTGCTGTTTAAGAATCAGTTTGTGCGACCTCACTTGGCAGACAAACATCGTCCTTTCGAAGAGGCCTCGCCAACCAAAGTGGTAGCTCACCAGCATCGATTCCGACCGCCACAATTTGTCATTGCCCGAAAAAGCGGCCGTTTTTGGAAGATGCGCGATAAAATTTTTGAAGATGAACTGCAAGAGCGCTAG
- the rplY gene encoding 50S ribosomal protein L25: MKFEAVVRTELGKGASRRLRLAGQFPAVVYGGEAAPVAVALNHDDIVNQMDKPEFYEAITLVIGGEEVKVKPQDVQRHAFKPKVEHMDFIRI; the protein is encoded by the coding sequence ATGAAATTTGAAGCAGTAGTACGTACTGAACTAGGTAAAGGTGCGAGCCGCCGCCTACGTCTTGCTGGCCAATTCCCAGCAGTTGTTTACGGTGGTGAAGCAGCACCAGTTGCAGTAGCACTAAACCACGATGACATCGTAAACCAAATGGACAAGCCTGAATTCTACGAAGCAATCACTCTAGTGATCGGCGGCGAAGAAGTTAAGGTTAAGCCACAAGACGTTCAACGTCACGCGTTCAAGCCAAAAGTTGAGCACATGGACTTCATCCGTATCTAA
- a CDS encoding PepSY domain-containing protein yields the protein MLNSKLTCALLFSSLLVAPAMAQNLEQDGHRLVQDVYKEGTAIEFDEDQNEVYQAVQQGLIKPFSELYSTVDKQLNGRLIKVELEEDDDEWIYELKLVHDNHIIKVEYNATTLELIEIKGRNLHDVIKK from the coding sequence ATGTTAAATAGTAAGCTCACTTGCGCTCTTTTATTCTCTTCTCTCCTTGTTGCGCCCGCCATGGCGCAAAACCTTGAGCAAGATGGCCACAGACTTGTACAGGACGTCTACAAAGAAGGCACGGCAATCGAGTTTGATGAAGATCAGAACGAAGTATACCAAGCTGTGCAGCAAGGGTTGATCAAGCCTTTTTCTGAACTTTATTCTACCGTCGACAAACAACTCAATGGTCGCCTGATCAAAGTCGAGTTAGAAGAAGATGATGACGAATGGATCTATGAGTTAAAATTGGTCCATGATAATCACATCATCAAAGTGGAGTACAACGCCACCACCTTGGAACTCATTGAGATAAAAGGTCGAAATTTACACGACGTCATCAAGAAATAG
- a CDS encoding Bcr/CflA family multidrug efflux MFS transporter, whose amino-acid sequence MTNQSQAVSQSQISLFLFAVLGAIGALTPLAIDMYLPAMPTIARDLGVDAGAVQFTLTAYTAGFALGQLIHGPLADSFGRRPVLLLGVLFFGLAAVVSATTNGIDALTYVRTAQGFAGAAAAVIIQAVVRDMFDREDFARAMSFVTLVITIAPLVAPMIGGHLAIWFGWRSIFWVLAFFAVIVIALVWWQIPETLKVENRQPLRFKTTMRNYLKLCCNKTAMGLILSGAFSFSGMFAFLTAGSFVYIDIYGISPDQFGYLFGLNIVAMIIMTSLNGRMVKKVGSHFMLRLGLTVQLIAGLGLFVSWLLDLGLWGTVPFVVLFIGTLSTIGSNAMALLLSGYPNMAGTASSLAGTLRFGTGSLVGALVAILPSGVTWPMVLVMSACSVLSALFYWIFGRKA is encoded by the coding sequence ATGACCAATCAATCTCAAGCCGTTAGCCAATCACAAATTAGCCTCTTTTTGTTTGCTGTACTCGGTGCCATCGGTGCGTTGACACCCTTGGCCATCGACATGTATCTACCAGCGATGCCGACCATAGCACGCGATTTGGGCGTCGATGCCGGTGCGGTGCAGTTTACTTTAACCGCTTATACCGCAGGTTTTGCGCTCGGCCAACTGATTCATGGTCCACTGGCAGACAGTTTTGGTCGACGTCCGGTTTTGTTGCTTGGGGTGCTCTTTTTTGGCCTAGCGGCGGTGGTCAGCGCCACGACCAATGGCATTGATGCGTTAACGTATGTACGCACCGCGCAAGGCTTTGCGGGGGCCGCGGCAGCGGTGATCATTCAAGCCGTGGTTCGCGATATGTTTGATCGCGAGGACTTTGCGCGTGCGATGTCGTTCGTCACATTGGTGATCACTATTGCACCCCTTGTCGCGCCAATGATCGGTGGGCACCTAGCCATTTGGTTTGGCTGGCGTTCAATTTTCTGGGTGCTGGCGTTTTTTGCCGTTATCGTGATCGCCCTTGTCTGGTGGCAAATACCAGAAACACTCAAGGTAGAAAACCGACAGCCATTGCGCTTCAAAACGACCATGCGTAACTACTTAAAGTTATGCTGTAACAAAACAGCGATGGGGTTGATTCTGTCTGGCGCGTTCTCTTTCTCCGGAATGTTTGCTTTTTTAACCGCAGGCTCGTTTGTCTATATTGATATTTATGGTATTTCACCCGATCAGTTTGGCTATTTGTTTGGCTTGAACATCGTTGCGATGATCATCATGACCAGCCTAAATGGCCGAATGGTGAAGAAAGTAGGGTCGCATTTCATGTTGCGTTTGGGGCTGACTGTTCAATTGATCGCCGGTCTTGGTCTATTTGTCAGTTGGCTACTAGACCTTGGGCTATGGGGCACGGTACCATTCGTGGTTCTATTTATCGGCACACTTTCTACCATCGGCAGTAACGCAATGGCGCTATTGCTTTCTGGCTACCCTAATATGGCAGGGACGGCGTCTTCTCTGGCGGGCACATTGCGTTTTGGCACTGGCTCTCTAGTTGGTGCTTTGGTTGCGATACTGCCATCAGGAGTGACTTGGCCTATGGTGCTAGTGATGTCTGCGTGCTCTGTGCTTTCAGCACTGTTTTATTGGATTTT
- the rsuA gene encoding 16S rRNA pseudouridine(516) synthase RsuA: protein MRLDKFLCDALGATRKEATKILKSGEVTVNEQVQKSGAVKVTEECVVEWQGRELAMQGPRYIMLYKPEGFVCSHEDGFNHTAFVLLDEVKMDELHFAGRLDVDTTGLVLITDDGKWSHRITSPKHKCDKTYRVWLADPIGSDYAEKLAEGVQLRNEKELTLPAQMTIVNADENEVLLTIHEGKYHQVKRMFAALGNKVEQLHRERIGAIELDESLEPGEYRYLTQEEIDSVWK from the coding sequence ATGCGTTTAGATAAATTTCTTTGCGATGCGCTTGGCGCGACGCGAAAAGAGGCCACTAAGATCCTAAAAAGTGGTGAAGTGACCGTTAACGAACAAGTGCAAAAAAGCGGTGCGGTAAAAGTAACGGAAGAGTGTGTGGTTGAATGGCAAGGGCGCGAGCTGGCGATGCAAGGACCGCGTTACATTATGCTTTACAAGCCTGAAGGTTTTGTCTGCTCGCATGAAGATGGTTTCAACCACACTGCGTTTGTTTTATTAGACGAAGTAAAAATGGATGAGCTTCATTTTGCAGGTCGTTTGGATGTGGATACCACGGGCTTGGTGTTGATCACCGACGACGGTAAGTGGTCACACCGTATTACTTCGCCTAAGCATAAATGCGACAAAACTTACCGTGTTTGGTTGGCGGACCCGATTGGCAGTGATTATGCAGAAAAACTGGCCGAAGGCGTACAATTGCGTAACGAAAAGGAGCTAACGCTTCCAGCGCAGATGACCATCGTCAATGCGGATGAAAACGAAGTGCTGCTGACTATCCATGAGGGCAAATACCATCAAGTGAAACGCATGTTCGCGGCATTGGGTAACAAAGTTGAGCAATTACATCGTGAGCGTATTGGCGCGATCGAGCTGGATGAAAGTCTTGAGCCGGGAGAATACCGTTACCTCACTCAGGAAGAAATAGACTCTGTTTGGAAATGA
- a CDS encoding ATP-binding protein, with product MPTKRPLFKHLSLKSRLFLAACLWVTAMIIAAGVGIPKLVKEYLVSDVESQLRLALDEISANLEAGKNGSIVLSSRLSDPRFSQPYSGLYWTATINNQTLRSRSLWDRTIQIKQGPIRKTVLGAKNERLIVLEQDVFLPEYVKPVHIVIGMDEAPMKSTLDHLTGQLWMILGLLFVGVMTVIGLQIAWSFRPLGKLQRELKALRAGSQQQLEASYPAEVSPLIDDLNALLFHYQELLQRARNHAGNLSHSLKTPLSVLRNEISQLDVESSHKLLPPVEQIQQHIDYHLGRARMAGSMNILSVKSNPSERVDAISIAFDKVYAERDLLLINELDSELEVAVDQSDLDEMLGNLLENSYKWARSQIRVHSTLTSDDQLTLIIEDNGPGIAEEHLTQVLKRGVRLDETTPGTGLGLNIVAEMAYSYRGDLTLERSQLGGLRANLTLKLAAKG from the coding sequence ATGCCAACTAAGCGACCGCTTTTCAAGCACCTCAGCTTAAAAAGCCGCCTATTTTTGGCGGCTTGCCTGTGGGTGACCGCAATGATCATCGCTGCCGGTGTCGGGATTCCCAAGCTGGTTAAAGAGTATTTAGTCAGTGATGTGGAAAGCCAACTGCGCTTAGCGCTAGATGAAATTTCGGCCAACCTCGAAGCCGGTAAGAATGGTAGCATTGTTCTTTCATCACGACTTTCTGACCCTCGTTTCAGTCAGCCATACAGCGGCCTATATTGGACGGCAACGATCAACAACCAAACTCTGCGTTCTCGCTCTCTTTGGGATCGCACGATTCAAATCAAGCAAGGTCCCATACGAAAAACGGTGCTTGGGGCGAAAAATGAACGTTTAATTGTGTTAGAGCAGGATGTATTTCTCCCTGAGTACGTGAAACCCGTCCACATTGTGATTGGCATGGATGAAGCGCCGATGAAATCCACCTTGGACCATTTAACTGGACAACTGTGGATGATTCTCGGTCTGCTCTTTGTTGGCGTCATGACCGTGATTGGTTTGCAAATCGCTTGGTCATTCCGACCATTAGGGAAATTACAACGCGAGCTCAAAGCGCTAAGAGCCGGTAGCCAACAACAGCTCGAAGCCAGTTATCCAGCGGAAGTATCGCCGCTGATCGATGATCTCAATGCCCTGCTCTTCCATTATCAAGAGTTGTTGCAACGTGCTCGCAACCATGCGGGCAACTTATCTCACTCCTTAAAAACACCGCTATCTGTTTTGCGTAACGAAATCAGCCAATTGGATGTCGAATCAAGCCACAAGCTCTTACCACCGGTTGAACAGATTCAGCAGCATATTGATTACCATCTTGGTCGTGCTCGAATGGCAGGCTCGATGAATATTCTTTCGGTGAAATCCAACCCTTCTGAGCGTGTCGATGCCATTTCCATAGCGTTCGATAAAGTCTATGCCGAGCGAGATCTATTGCTTATCAACGAACTGGACAGTGAACTGGAGGTGGCCGTCGATCAAAGCGATCTCGACGAGATGCTGGGTAACTTACTTGAAAACAGCTACAAATGGGCGCGCAGCCAAATTCGAGTCCATAGCACACTAACAAGCGACGACCAGCTTACGCTCATCATCGAAGATAACGGGCCAGGAATCGCTGAGGAACACCTTACTCAGGTGCTGAAACGGGGTGTTCGCCTTGATGAGACCACGCCAGGTACCGGCCTGGGACTGAATATTGTCGCGGAAATGGCCTACAGCTATCGCGGCGATCTTACGCTAGAACGCAGCCAACTTGGCGGTTTACGCGCCAATTTAACCCTTAAGCTGGCAGCAAAGGGCTAG
- a CDS encoding response regulator transcription factor, giving the protein MKILVVEDDPRLGEQIIESLEKTGWVPELSQDGIDALYRATSEEWDAIVLDLGLPKLDGLTVLKGIRDENINTPVVILSARDTLTQRVEGLNAGADDYLTKPFEMVELIARIRAQLRRASGNASPVMQIGDLSLDTRTSKVMWQGQAVSLTALEYKVVAYFVHNADKVISRTELVEHIYKQDFDRDSNTIEVFIGRIRKKIAPNIIKTVRGLGYQLNAN; this is encoded by the coding sequence ATGAAAATTTTGGTAGTGGAAGATGACCCTCGTTTGGGCGAACAGATTATTGAATCCCTCGAAAAAACGGGCTGGGTGCCTGAGCTTTCTCAAGATGGAATCGATGCTTTGTACCGTGCGACGTCAGAAGAGTGGGATGCAATAGTGCTGGATCTAGGCCTACCGAAGTTAGACGGATTAACCGTACTAAAAGGCATTCGTGACGAAAACATCAACACACCAGTGGTTATTTTAAGTGCGCGAGATACCCTTACTCAACGCGTGGAAGGCTTAAACGCAGGTGCCGATGATTACTTAACCAAACCGTTTGAAATGGTTGAACTGATCGCTCGCATTCGCGCCCAATTGCGCCGAGCCTCCGGTAACGCGTCACCAGTAATGCAAATCGGAGACCTGAGCTTGGACACACGTACGTCAAAAGTGATGTGGCAGGGTCAGGCGGTGAGTTTGACCGCACTGGAATACAAAGTGGTTGCCTATTTTGTGCATAACGCCGATAAAGTGATTTCACGTACTGAGCTGGTGGAACACATCTACAAGCAAGACTTCGACCGTGATTCCAATACCATTGAAGTCTTCATTGGACGCATTCGTAAGAAGATCGCACCCAATATCATTAAAACCGTTCGCGGCCTTGGGTATCAGCTCAATGCCAACTAA